In a genomic window of Canis lupus familiaris isolate Mischka breed German Shepherd chromosome 28, alternate assembly UU_Cfam_GSD_1.0, whole genome shotgun sequence:
- the LRRC18 gene encoding leucine-rich repeat-containing protein 18, translated as MVKGGKAPKGKKITLNVAKNCVKITFDGRKRLDLSKMGITNFPKCILRLTDVDELDLSRNMIRKIPESISKFQNLRWLDLHSNYIDKLPESIGQMTTLLYLNVSNNRLTTNGLPVELNQLKNIRTLNLGLNHLDSVPTTLGALKELHEVGLHDNLLTSIPNSISKLPKLKKLNIKRNPFPKTEESDIFLDTIKRLDNLYLVEDKDLCSNCLKKCQQARDKLNKIKNMATATPRKAIFSNLVSPNSMAKDSQEDWR; from the coding sequence ATGGTCAAGGGTGGGAAAGCCCCCAAGGGCAAGAAGATCACCCTCAATGTGGCCAAGAATTGTGTCAAAATCACCTTTGATGGGAGAAAACGCCTTGACTTGAGCAAGATGGGAATTACCAACTTCCCCAAGTGTATCCTGAGACTGACTGATGTGGATGAGCTCGACCTTAGCCGGAATATGATCAGAAAGATCCCTGAATCAATCTCCAAGTTCCAGAACCTGCGGTGGCTGGACCTTCACAGCAACTACATCGACAAGCTTCCTGAATCCATCGGCCAGATGACCACCCTGCTCTACCTCAATGTAAGCAACAATAGGCTGACCACCAACGGGTTGCCTGTGGAGCTCAATCAGCTCAAGAATATCCGTACCCTGAACCTAGGCTTGAACCATCTGGACAGTGTGCCCACCACTCTGGGTGCTCTGAAGGAGCTTCATGAGGTAGGGCTACATGACAACCTGCTGACCAGCATCCCCAACAGCATCTCTAAACTCCCCAAGCTCAAAAAGCTCAACATAAAGCGAAACCCTTTTCCCAAGACAGAGGAGTCAGATATATTTCTAGATACCATCAAGAGGCTGGACAACTTATATCTGGTAGAGGATAAGGATTTGTGTTCAAATTGCCTGAAAAAGTGCCAACAGGCCCGGGACAAGCTGAACAAAATCAAGAATATGGCCACAGCAACTCCAAGAAAGGCCATCTTTTCCAATCTGGTCTCTCCCAACTCCATGGCCAAGGATTCCCAGGAAGATTGGAGGTGA